One stretch of Scyliorhinus canicula chromosome 7, sScyCan1.1, whole genome shotgun sequence DNA includes these proteins:
- the LOC119968926 gene encoding F-box only protein 40 isoform X3, producing MIRNINLTPRLHKHCEKCYNRHCKKSFETSVSCLVICCRSKCGAVFHQCKEDEHSLLCPLEHVPCLNSAFGCPFSMARHKLSKHLHVCPASIVCCSMQWNRWPVNDDDITLKNNVVKESLNPEDLDFSTAMRDQGILFSSVKMAALFPEMAETVDENDFDLNEEGAVGGQLLASTSLERGFLETGTAVLQDGTDKVNAEVAELTQEEQNNLADSNDTDYLAKYSTWEHIFSKDKGGCITEEKTTKVRNKQKTENSFACTNNKENKTSKSDPTLLASGEKSGEAPWQEGVLERLETQMDTKHFNMYLAHHGSMLIRFGQMMACTPKEKDFVYGNLEAQDVKTVNTFKVPTSYRAKRAHMGESFSNKNKKENKAVDTSDLDTENYQSDEVAISLLCYLENVLKGHAISETNVTDGLTVDFATQTYSFPSAPFGRGVTLADVAAEKASCLYLQLQTECVTKKYNKCAFTFMCHHFFRRDEYSSHFRNVHADIQSGLNGWMIQRCPLAYLGCSYAQQKFCPSKKRVKVIYNRHQNAFAVKPDVAAVLCQHSHRDQNIWKNGKSMLSLNSLPSEILRSGSSVVSSLRLTTGGLMTAPAWQNI from the exons ATG ATCAGAAATATAAATTTGACTCCTCGACTGCACAAGCACTGTGAAAAATGTTATAATCGGCACTGTAAAAAATCCTTTGAAACTTCTGTATCCTGTTTGGTTATCTGTTGCCGTTCCAAGTGTGGTGCTGTTTTTCACCAGTGTAAGGAGGACGAACATTCACTACTGTGTCCACTGGAACATGTCCCTTGCCTGAATTCAGCCTTCGGCTGCCCCTTCTCCATGGCACGCCACAAACTTTCCAAGCACCTTCACGTCTGTCCTGCCAGTATTGTGTGCTGTTCAATGCAATGGAACCGTTGGCCAGTGAATGACGACGACATAACATTAAAGAATAATGTAGTCAAAGAATCCTTGAATCCAGAGGATTTGGACTTCAGCACAGCAATGAGGGATCAGGGCATTCTTTTCAGTTCAGTGAAGATGGCTGCACTTTTCCCAGAGATGGCTGAGACAGTTGATGAAAATGATTTTGATTTGAATGAAGAGGGAGCAGTGGGTGGACAGCTCCTTGCTTCGACATCTTTGGAGAGGGGTTTTCTCGAAACAGGAACAGCAGTTCTTCAAGATGGAACTGACAAGGTCAATGCAGAAGTGGCTGAGCTCACCCAAGAAGAACAAAATAATCTTGCAGATTCCAATGACACAGATTATTTAGCTAAGTATTCTACTTGGGAGCACATTTTCAGTAAAGATAAAGGTGGCTGCATCACAGAAGAGAAAACTACAAAAGTTAGAAACAAGCAGAAAACTGAGAATTCATTCGCCTGCACTAATAATAAGGAAAATAAAACCAGTAAGTCCGATCCAACTTTGTTAGCATCAGGAGAAAAGTCAGGTGAAGCTCCCTGGCAGGAAGGAGTTCTAGAAAGGCTAGAAACTCAGATGGATACAAAACACTTCAATATGTATTTGGCGCATCATGGTAGTATGCTTATTCGATTTGGCCAGATGATGGCATGTACACCTAAAGAAAAAGACTTTGTTTATGGTAATCTGGAAGCCCAGGATGTTAAAACTGTCAATACATTTAAAGTTCCTACCAGCTACCGTGCCAAGCGAGCTCATATGGGAGAATCATTCTCAAATAAGAACAAAAAGGAGAACAAAGCCGTGGACACTTCTGACCTGGACACGGAGAACTATCAAAGTGATGAAGTGGCTATATCGTTGCTTTGTTATTTGGAAAACGTGTTAAAAGGCCATGCTATATCAGAAACAAACGTCACTGATGGATTAACCGTTGACTTTGCAACTCAGACAtactctttcccctcagccccttTTGGCCGTGGTGTAACTTTGGCCGATGTAGCAGCAGAGAAAGCCTCTTGTCTGTATCTGCAACTCCAGACAGAATGTGTCACGAAAAAGTACAATAAATGTGCCTTTACATTTATGTGCCACCATTTCTTCAGGCGAGATGAGTATTCATCACACTTCAGGAATGTGCATGCTGATATTCAGTCAGGTCTGAATGGATGGATGATACAGAGATGTCCTCTGGCTTACCTTGGCTGTTCCTACGCACAACAAAAATTCTGCCCCTCCAAGAAGCGAGTTAAGGTGATCTACAATCGACATCAAAATGCATTTGCAGTCAAACCAGATGTTGCTGCAGTTCTGTGTCAGCACAGTCACAGGGATCAAAATATCTGGAAAAATGGGAAAAGTATGCTTAGCTTGAACAGTCTTCCATCTGAGATACTGAG